In Nerophis ophidion isolate RoL-2023_Sa linkage group LG03, RoL_Noph_v1.0, whole genome shotgun sequence, the following are encoded in one genomic region:
- the cd9a gene encoding CD9 molecule a isoform X1 encodes MAALSGGEMCIKYLMFAFNLIFWLAGTAVLAIGLWLRLDPKTKGLFEGSDSPYVFYTGVYILIGAGALMMVVGFLGCCGAIQESPCMLGLFFFFLLIIFAIEVAAGIWGFSNQSKVVDDITTFYIQTYNNYKLTGDERLRETLRVIQTGLSCCGPSGTVMDTAKETCPRGELLEELITKSCPDAIDEVFNSKLHIIGGVGITIGIVMVFGMIFSMLLCCAIRRSREVV; translated from the exons CTTGCAGGCACTGCTGTGCTCGCCATTGGTCTGTGGTTGAGATTAGACCCGAAGACCAAAGGCCTGTTTGAAGGATCAGACTCTCCATATGTGTTTTACACTG GTGTTTACATCCTGATTGGAGCTGGAGCACTGATGATGGTAGTGGGATTTCTTGGATGTTGTGGTGCCATCCAGGAGTCTCCCTGCATGCTGGGACTG TTTTTCTTCTTCCTGCTTATAATCTTCGCCATTGAAGTCGCTGCTGGCATCTGGGGATTTTCCAACCAGAGCAAG GTGGTGGATGACATTACTACATTCTACATTCAGACCTACAACAACTACAAGCTCACGGGTGATGAGCGTCTCAGAGAGACCCTGCGAGTGATTCAAACTGGC CTGAGCTGTTGCGGTCCAAGTGGCACGGTAATGGACACTGCCAAAGAAACCTGTCCTCGAGGAGAGCTGCTTGAGGAGCTGATTACCAAG AGCTGCCCCGACGCCATTGATGAGGTGTTTAACTCTAAGCTGCACATCATAGGAGGAGTGGGCATCACTATCGGGATCGTTATG GTGTTTGGGATGATCTTTAGCATGCTCCTGTGCTGCGCCATCAGGAGGTCTCGGGAGGTGGTGTGA
- the bbs10 gene encoding Bardet-Biedl syndrome 10 protein isoform X1 codes for MQQVQRLHLNHVLQTVCALEAVVLRSFGPEGGQVLFTRDTGQAMLSRSGTRILTALRLEHPLARAVVECIRKHSGKTGDGSKSFMLLVASLLRAIHIAASKEPNVSHNYKSRAAAESATATRLADQMLGFALEKLEDLITVVVAPHGFCLLANDLSANALTDCDNVQKLLVSFFRTRLGCSHCDLMGELIRKLLTNWRCLTFLSLEFLNDNFPALHTAVLGFPVSCSRLVEGQVIHRDFATPHSNISHIPVKAVIFTIPLQPKLVYTEDVLELGKQTMEDHDRSILCFSSWAESSLECMFANLQTFGVSVLLSSVKQSDAVLALATQAEMCVVECISEDELALFIHLSGTTPVSDCQGIQPEHVASLTFCRPILLGAHRYVHVAFPESNDKMVQPSSVVICGLAVGQTDQYAGAIQDVIRMLCTTWEPLDAATRISVQPGPSPSSVLSGCVIPTGGTFEFLLHHALLQHGRTHTLSNPTDTGVPIVCQILAEALLCLPRHIYSDNPRRFLLVHTQVLKKLEDSHLEGLFCKPEFGKVQEEPSMYSSSSINFKTLSGLESVSCKYYLIMAVLQCVQSLLRVDTVLHVRSHLNPKPSKPTYSSDDED; via the exons ATGCAACAAGTGCAGCGTCTTCACCTGAACCATGTCCTGCAAACCGTGTGCGCGCTGGAAGCCGTCGTCCTACGCAGCTTCGGCCCTGAGGGAGGACAGGTGCTCTTCACCCGAGACACTGGACAAGCAATGTTGAGCCGCAGCGGCACACGTATTCTCACAGCACTTCGACTGGAGCACCCACTAGCTAG GGCGGTGGTGGAGTGTATACGCAAACACAGCGGGAAAACGGGGGATGGTTCAAAATCCTTTATGCTTCTGGTGGCATCATTATTACGAGCCATACATATCGCAGCCTCTAAAGAGCCAAATGTATCACACAATTATAAGTCTAGAGCAGCAGCAGAGTCTGCCACTGCAACACGCTTGGCTGACCAAATGCTGGGATTCGCATTGGAGAAACTGGAGGATCTCATCACTGTTGTAGTGGCCCCTCATGGATTCTGTCTTTTGGCCAATGATTTATCTGCCAACGCTCTGACCGACTGTGACAACGTTCAAAAGTTGCTCGTATCTTTTTTCCGTACGCGCTTGGGTTGTAGCCACTGTGACCTAATGGGTGAACTCATTCGCAAACTGCTCACCAACTGGAGATGTTTGACTTTTTTATCATTAGAGTTTCTGAACGACAACTTCCCTGCATTGCATACGGCTGTGTTAGGCTTTCCTGTCAGTTGTTCTCGCTTGGTTGAGGGACAAGTCATCCACAGGGACTTTGCAACACCCCACAGTAACATTTCCCATATTCCGGTTAAAGCGGTTATTTTTACCATACCCCTGCAACCAAAGTTGGTGTACACAGAAGATGTGCTGGAGCTCGGGAAACAAACGATGGAGGATCATGACAGGAGTATTTTGTGCTTTAGCTCCTGGGCTGAAAGCTCACTGGAGTGTATGTTTGCAAACCTTCAGACTTTTGGAGTGTCTGTTCTTCTGTCTTCAGTGAAACAGTCTgacgcagtcctggctttagctACACAAGCAGAGATGTGTGTCGTGGAGTGTATCAGTGAAGATGAACTGGCTCTCTTTATACACCTGAGTGGGACCACACCTGTCTCAGACTGCCAGGGGATTCAGCCTGAGCACGTTGCTTCTTTAACATTTTGCCGACCAATACTTCTAGGAGCACATAG gtATGTTCATGTGGCTTTCCCGGAGTCTAATGACAAGATGGTCCAACCAAGTAGCGTTGTGATTTGCGGCCTGGCAGTAGGGCAAACAGATCAATACGCAGGTGCAATTCAGGATGTTATCCGCATGCTGTGTACAACGTGGGAGCCTTTGGATGCAGCTACAAGAATATCTGTGCAACCGGGACCATCTCCATCCTCTGTTTTGTCAGGCTGCGTCATACCTACTGGAGGAACTTTTGAGTTTCTCTTACATCACGCCCTCTTACAACATGGCCGAACCCACACCCTTTCTAATCCCACTGATACGGGTGTCCCCATTGTATGCCAGATTTTGGCAGAGGCTTTATTGTGTCTTCCTCGTCATATTTACTCGGACAATCCAAGACGTTTCCTGCTGGTTCATACACAAGTCTTAAAGAAATTGGAGGATTCCCACCTGGAGGGACTTTTTTGCAAGCCAGAGTTTGGCAAAGTACAAGAAGAGCCAAGTATGTATTCTTCATCGTCAATCAATTTTAAAACGTTATCCGGTCTTGAATCTGTCTCCTGTAAATACTATCTAATTATGGCTGTACTGCAGTGTGTCCAAAGTCTTCTCCGAGTGGACACTGTGCTGCATGTACGTTCTCACTTAAATCCCAAACCATCCAAACCCACGTATTCCTCAGACGATGAAGACTAA
- the cd9a gene encoding CD9 molecule a isoform X2: MTGGIKCLKYLMFIFNLFFWLAGTAVLAIGLWLRLDPKTKGLFEGSDSPYVFYTGVYILIGAGALMMVVGFLGCCGAIQESPCMLGLFFFFLLIIFAIEVAAGIWGFSNQSKVVDDITTFYIQTYNNYKLTGDERLRETLRVIQTGLSCCGPSGTVMDTAKETCPRGELLEELITKSCPDAIDEVFNSKLHIIGGVGITIGIVMVFGMIFSMLLCCAIRRSREVV; this comes from the exons ATGACTGGGGGGATTAAGTGCCTCAAATATCTCATGTTCATATTTAACTTGTTCTTCTGG CTTGCAGGCACTGCTGTGCTCGCCATTGGTCTGTGGTTGAGATTAGACCCGAAGACCAAAGGCCTGTTTGAAGGATCAGACTCTCCATATGTGTTTTACACTG GTGTTTACATCCTGATTGGAGCTGGAGCACTGATGATGGTAGTGGGATTTCTTGGATGTTGTGGTGCCATCCAGGAGTCTCCCTGCATGCTGGGACTG TTTTTCTTCTTCCTGCTTATAATCTTCGCCATTGAAGTCGCTGCTGGCATCTGGGGATTTTCCAACCAGAGCAAG GTGGTGGATGACATTACTACATTCTACATTCAGACCTACAACAACTACAAGCTCACGGGTGATGAGCGTCTCAGAGAGACCCTGCGAGTGATTCAAACTGGC CTGAGCTGTTGCGGTCCAAGTGGCACGGTAATGGACACTGCCAAAGAAACCTGTCCTCGAGGAGAGCTGCTTGAGGAGCTGATTACCAAG AGCTGCCCCGACGCCATTGATGAGGTGTTTAACTCTAAGCTGCACATCATAGGAGGAGTGGGCATCACTATCGGGATCGTTATG GTGTTTGGGATGATCTTTAGCATGCTCCTGTGCTGCGCCATCAGGAGGTCTCGGGAGGTGGTGTGA
- the bbs10 gene encoding Bardet-Biedl syndrome 10 protein isoform X2: MQQVQRLHLNHVLQTVCALEAVVLRSFGPEGGQVLFTRDTGQAMLSRSGTRILTALRLEHPLARAVVECIRKHSGKTGDGSKSFMLLVASLLRAIHIAASKEPNVSHNYKSRAAAESATATRLADQMLGFALEKLEDLITVVVAPHGFCLLANDLSANALTDCDNVQKLLVSFFRTRLGCSHCDLMGELIRKLLTNWRCLTFLSLEFLNDNFPALHTAVLGFPVSCSRLVEGQVIHRDFATPHSNISHIPVKAVIFTIPLQPKLVYTEDVLELGKQTMEDHDRSILCFSSWAESSLECMFANLQTFGVSVLLSSVKQSDAVLALATQAEMCVVECISEDELALFIHLSGTTPVSDCQGIQPEHVASLTFCRPILLGAHRYVHVAFPESNDKMVQPSSVVICGLAVGQTDQYAGAIQDVIRMLCTTWEPLDAATRISVQPGPSPSSVLSGCVIPTGGTFEFLLHHALLQHGRTHTLSNPTDTGVPIVCQILAEALLCLPRHIYSDNPRRFLLVHTQVLKKLEDSHLEGLFCKPEFGKVQEEPMCPKSSPSGHCAACTFSLKSQTIQTHVFLRR; the protein is encoded by the exons ATGCAACAAGTGCAGCGTCTTCACCTGAACCATGTCCTGCAAACCGTGTGCGCGCTGGAAGCCGTCGTCCTACGCAGCTTCGGCCCTGAGGGAGGACAGGTGCTCTTCACCCGAGACACTGGACAAGCAATGTTGAGCCGCAGCGGCACACGTATTCTCACAGCACTTCGACTGGAGCACCCACTAGCTAG GGCGGTGGTGGAGTGTATACGCAAACACAGCGGGAAAACGGGGGATGGTTCAAAATCCTTTATGCTTCTGGTGGCATCATTATTACGAGCCATACATATCGCAGCCTCTAAAGAGCCAAATGTATCACACAATTATAAGTCTAGAGCAGCAGCAGAGTCTGCCACTGCAACACGCTTGGCTGACCAAATGCTGGGATTCGCATTGGAGAAACTGGAGGATCTCATCACTGTTGTAGTGGCCCCTCATGGATTCTGTCTTTTGGCCAATGATTTATCTGCCAACGCTCTGACCGACTGTGACAACGTTCAAAAGTTGCTCGTATCTTTTTTCCGTACGCGCTTGGGTTGTAGCCACTGTGACCTAATGGGTGAACTCATTCGCAAACTGCTCACCAACTGGAGATGTTTGACTTTTTTATCATTAGAGTTTCTGAACGACAACTTCCCTGCATTGCATACGGCTGTGTTAGGCTTTCCTGTCAGTTGTTCTCGCTTGGTTGAGGGACAAGTCATCCACAGGGACTTTGCAACACCCCACAGTAACATTTCCCATATTCCGGTTAAAGCGGTTATTTTTACCATACCCCTGCAACCAAAGTTGGTGTACACAGAAGATGTGCTGGAGCTCGGGAAACAAACGATGGAGGATCATGACAGGAGTATTTTGTGCTTTAGCTCCTGGGCTGAAAGCTCACTGGAGTGTATGTTTGCAAACCTTCAGACTTTTGGAGTGTCTGTTCTTCTGTCTTCAGTGAAACAGTCTgacgcagtcctggctttagctACACAAGCAGAGATGTGTGTCGTGGAGTGTATCAGTGAAGATGAACTGGCTCTCTTTATACACCTGAGTGGGACCACACCTGTCTCAGACTGCCAGGGGATTCAGCCTGAGCACGTTGCTTCTTTAACATTTTGCCGACCAATACTTCTAGGAGCACATAG gtATGTTCATGTGGCTTTCCCGGAGTCTAATGACAAGATGGTCCAACCAAGTAGCGTTGTGATTTGCGGCCTGGCAGTAGGGCAAACAGATCAATACGCAGGTGCAATTCAGGATGTTATCCGCATGCTGTGTACAACGTGGGAGCCTTTGGATGCAGCTACAAGAATATCTGTGCAACCGGGACCATCTCCATCCTCTGTTTTGTCAGGCTGCGTCATACCTACTGGAGGAACTTTTGAGTTTCTCTTACATCACGCCCTCTTACAACATGGCCGAACCCACACCCTTTCTAATCCCACTGATACGGGTGTCCCCATTGTATGCCAGATTTTGGCAGAGGCTTTATTGTGTCTTCCTCGTCATATTTACTCGGACAATCCAAGACGTTTCCTGCTGGTTCATACACAAGTCTTAAAGAAATTGGAGGATTCCCACCTGGAGGGACTTTTTTGCAAGCCAGAGTTTGGCAAAGTACAAGAAGAGCCAA TGTGTCCAAAGTCTTCTCCGAGTGGACACTGTGCTGCATGTACGTTCTCACTTAAATCCCAAACCATCCAAACCCACGTATTCCTCAGACGATGA